From the genome of Leptospira koniambonensis:
GTGAACAACCTGAGAGAATTGAATATCGAAGAAGATATAGAAAGAGGAAAATTTTCTTCCACAGCCACTCTGATGAGAGGTATGATGGTAATGCAAAAATTATTCGATAAAATGGATCTGGAAATCTTAGAGGATAAAAGACAGGCCTTATTTATGGCCGAAAAAATCCTTCCGAAGTAAATTCCGCAGTTTTTAAGTTTTACACTTCTTCGATTTTCGGGTCTTTCTTTCCAAGAGTATGTCTTCGATATTTAAAATTCATTCCAATTACAAAGCGGCCGGGGACCAAGTCCAAGCCATAGAAAAAATAGGCCAAGCATTTCATAAGGGAGAAGATAAAGTCACCCTAGTGGGTGTGACTGGCTCCGGAAAAACATTCACCATGGCACAGGTGATCGCAAATATGGGACTTCCTACATTAGTCCTATCACATAACAAAACCTTGGCGGCTCAGTTGTTCCGAGAGTTTAAGGAGTTTTTCCCGGAAAATGCTGTGGAATACTTCGTTTCTTATTATGATTACTACCAACCCGAGGCTTACGTACCTTCTTCTGATACTTTTATAGAAAAAGATATGTCGATGAACGAGGAGATAGATAAGCTCAGATTGAGAGCAACTTCTTCTTTGTTAGAAAGAGATGATGTTGTGATCGTAAGTTCTGTTTCTTGTATTTATGGTTTAGGATCTCCAGAAGAATATGTGAACTCTGTAGTCGCCTTACAAAAAGGGGATATCATAGATAGAGATCAGGTCATTCGCAAACTTCTTCATATACAATACAATCGTAATGATACAGACTTCTCCCGCGGGAATTTTAGAGTTAGGGGAGATTCTATCGAAGTTTATCCTGCGTATCATACCGACGGATTCCGGATCGAATTTTTCGGCGACGAGGTGGATTCAATTTCAAGAATTCATCCGGTTACTGCTCAGGTAATCGCTAAACAGGAAAAATGTTTTATCTATCCTGCAAAACACTTCATCATGTCTGCTCCTTTGGTAAAGGACGCAGTTAAAAGAATTAAAGATGAGATGGCTGAACAAGAGATCAAGTTCACAAAAGAGAATAAATTTTTAGAAGCGCAACGTATCGTTTCCAGAACAAATTACGATATGGAAATGCTGCAAGAGATGGGATACTGTAACGGGATCGAAAATTATTCCCGCCATCTTACAGGAAGAAAGGAAGGAGAAAGACCTGCCTGTCTCATCGATTATTTCCGCGGAGATTTTTTACTTATAGTGGATGAGTCTCACGTAACAATTCCTCAGGTTGGAGGAATGTTTGCAGGCGATAAAGCTCGTAAACAAACTCTGGTAGATTTTGGATTCAGATTACCTTCTGCCCTAGATAATAGACCTTTAAACTTTACAGAATTTGAATCTTTAACTCCTAAAACTCTCTATGTATCTGCAACACCAGCGGATTATGAATTAGAGAAGAGTAAAACAAGAGTAGAACAGATCATCCGTCCTACAGGACTTTTAGATCCGAATGTAGAAGTTCGACCTACTAAAAACCAGGTAGAAGATCTTTTAGTAGAGATACGGAAAAGAATCGATCTGGGAGAAAGGGTTCTTGTCACCACATTGACCAAAAAAATGTCGGAAGACCTCTCCGATTATTATAAAGAATTAGGACTTAAAGTTTCTTATCTGCATTCAGAGATAGAGACCTTAGAAAGGATAGAGATTATCCGAGATCTTAGAAAGGGGATTTATGATGTCCTAATAGGGATTAACCTTTTGCGAGAAGGTTTGGATATCCCAGAGGTTTCCCTTGTTGCCATTTTAGATGCCGATAAAGAAGGTTTTTTAAGAAATTATAAATCTTTAATACAGACAATCGGTAGAGCCGCGAGGAATATCAACGGAACTGCGGTATTATACGCGGATAAGATGACAGATTCTATGACCAGAGCCATAGAAGAGACCAAAAGAAGAAGAACGATCCAAGAAGAACATAACCTGAAATACAGGATCTCTCCTCAAACGATCAAAAAGGAAATTGCCGATATGATCGAAAGGACCGAAAAAGAACTGGCTCCTGAAGAATACGCGGCAGAAGAGATCAATAAGAAGTTCAGAGAGAAAAACTTCTCTTCTAAAGAAGAAATGAAAGAGAAGATCAGAGAAGAAATGTTAAAAGCAGCAAAGGAACTCGATTTCGAAAGAGCGGCCTTACTCAGAGACAAAATGCTTACTATCAAAGTCAATCCTACAGAGGGAAAATGAGATTAGACATCACAATTATTACCATACTCATCACAGCGGCCATAAGCCTTTATACATTATATGGAGATCAGAATCTTTTAGATAAACTGATCCTCAGGCCATTTAGAGACTCTAAAGAAGGGAACTATTATACATTAGCTACGAGTGGATTCGTTCACGCGGATTTTTCTCATTTATTCTTTAATATGCTGACCCTTTACTTTTTTGGAAGGCATGTGGATCTGGTGCTTGGACCTGTGGGATTTATGGGTCTGTACTTAGCAAGTATACTGATTGCAAATTTGGTATGTTTTCAGAAAAATAAAGGGGATGTAAATTATGCAAGTCTAGGTGCTTCAGGTGGAACTTCTGGGATCGTATTTGCTTCTATCCTATTCTATCCGTATTCTAAAATTTTCTTTTTCTTTATACCGATCCCAATACCAGGACCACTCTATGCAGTCTTGTATGTAGCCTATTCTTATTATGCTTCTAAGAATAGACAAGATGGGATCAATCACGATGCACATCTTTATGGAGCATTAACTGGACTTGCGGTTGCAATCTTAGTACAACCGAGTTCCTTGACTTCTTTCGTGCAATACGTGTTTGGCGGATTGATATAATAAAATACGAAAGGATTAACCTCCTTTCGCGATTTTGTCCTTTATAAAAGCCTTAAATTTATCCGAACCAAAACTAACATCCATTTTGATAATCTCTGGAGCGAGATAAGGATGTTTTTTCATAATATATTCTTCAATCGCTGCATACTTGTCTGCTTTTGCTTTTAGAAGGATTTTGTTTTCAGAATCGATTGTGAGCTTTCCTTCCCATTGGTACAAAAGAGCTACTTCCGGAAAAATGGTGCCGCTTACTATGATACCAAGCTGGAGCATTTCTGCGATATACTCTTCCGCTAGATCGCGATCTGCCAGAGTAGTGAAGACTAAAATTTCTTGAGATGAAGACATGGTTCCTCCGAGAAAAAGGAGGATAAGAAGTATTCATTCTTTGTCCAGTCTTTCTTTGTAAAGAACGGATCAGTATCTAGGAGCATTCGGATCGGAATAATTTCCTTTGCCCGAATTTGGCATAGAGCCTCTGGATGAAGAAGGAGTGTAATCATCACAAAGATTACTGCATCTTCCGATACAATCTTCTCTCTTGCGATCCACAGTTACTGCGGTAAAAACAGTCTCTACCTTAGGGATTGGATATTGGGCCCAACATTGGCTCTTACAGTTTCCGTATTTAGCAGCGCAGTTCCGAGCAGTGTTTTGATCGGAACCTGCGGAAATCATCATATCAAAAAGTTCCTGTTCTTCTCTGGTTTTGAACTCGCCTTTTTTACCTTTTTTGGATAATTCCTGTTTGCTTAGGTTGGCATTTTCAGCTTCTGGAAAATCGTCTACGGAACCTTTTCCTTTTATTTTGCCGGATTCGTTGGAACTCCAATCCACTGCGAAGAAGCAGTTTAGAATAAAGAAGAATAGTAATATTCCGAATTTAATTTTCATCAGATTTCTAAAAACTAAACCTTTGGGATTAGGATTTGCTAAATATTTTCGTCGTTTAACAAATAAATACATAATTTTTGCGCTCTTTTACTTAGAAATCGACTGGAAAAAAATTTCCAAACCAGGTCTCAATAGTATTGAATGTAGGATAACCTACAATAGAGTCTGTCTAAGCAGTACTTAAGACCTAAGAAATTGAATGGGGGGTCTTTTAGTGAGTAGTTTTTTTACAAGTATATCAGTAAAACGTTTCTTTCTCTTCTCTTTAGTTATCCTTTTTATTTCTAATTGTAGTGCACTAGACTGGGGCTGGGTCAAACTCCCTTCTGGACTCGCCTGGGACCAAAACGAAACCTTAGATAGAAACCCTGTAGAAGGTTTTCGGGTAGAATTTCCGGAAGAATTGGGACTGGATTCCAGGCCCTTGGTGGAACTTTCCAAAAAACTCAGAAAAGAAAAAACCGAGGTCCGTTCTCTTCTCATCTTAAAGGAAGGGAATCTGGTATTTGAAAGATATGCCGGAGGGATCTCCAGAAATCATAATCATAATATGTATTCTGTGACCAAATCTGTGGTCTCCATGTTACTCGGGATTTGTTATACAAATGATTGTGGAGTAGATTTAGAAGATAGTCTTTCCTCTGCTGAGTCCAGTTTGCCTGGCCTTCTTCCTTCTGAATTAAAAGGAAAAGAATCTATCCGGCTCAAAGACGCATTACGCATGAGTTCCGGAATGGGCTGGGATTCATTTCCTAAAAAGGAAGATATTAGAACGGACGCAGATCCGCTTGCGATTGCTTGGATCCCTACTGTATCTTCCGCACCTGGAACTAAATTCGAATATTCTAATGGAGATACTCAATTAGTCGCGGGTTATCTGGAAGCCAAGACAGGTAAGACATTATATGAATATTCCAAAAACACTGCATTCTCTTGGTTAGGTTTTAAGGGAGAAGAATGGAATACATCCAAATCAGGAAGACAGACCGCGGGATTTGGACTTCGTTTGAGACCGATCGATATGGCGAAACTCGGACAGCTTTATCTGGACGGTGGAAAATGGAATGGTCGTCAGGTATTAAAGCCTGAATGGATCGCTATGACCTTAGAGCCAGGCATTGAAAAAAGATACGGGCTGCAATTCTGGATCCATGAATTTGAAGGTAAACCTAGCTTCATGGCAAACGGAAAAGGTGGCCAATTCATCTATGTGATCCCTCATCGTAAAATTGTTTTAGTAATGACAAGCGCTATCTGGGATAAAGCACCTGATTTAGTTTTAACTTCTGTATTGGATGCGATCAAGGCATCTTTAATATCTACAGATAAAATCCCTTCTCCCGATAGGGAAGAATTACTGCTTCGAGAATTAAAAATATCTGCCAGAACTTCTTTAGACCCTAAGCTTAAAGAAGGGGCAGACGAAACAAGGATTGCAGCGGAACCAGGGATGAAACAAAATCATCCATAAATGAAGACAGTTCTAATCCCAATCCCTCAAATCGATTTCGATCCCACAGAAGTATCCGTACCTTGGAAGGTTTTAAAAGAGAACGGATATAAGATCATATTTGCAACTCCAAGCGGCACCTCAGGCGAAGCTGATTTTAGAATGGTAACCGGAAAAGGTTTAGGAATTCTTTCTCCAGTTTTAAGAGCGAAGAATGATGATGTTCTTCTTTATAGAGAATTAGAAAAATCGAATGAGTTTTTAAATCCTAAAAAGTATGAGTCTGTAAAATTAGATTCTTTTGATGTGCTACTTCTTCCTGGAGGACATGCAAAAGGAATGAGAGTTTATCTGGAATCCGAACCGTTGCAGAAATTGGTAGGAAATACATTCGCAGAGAGAAAACCTGTAGCTGCGATTTGTCATGGAGTACTTCTTGCTGCAAGATCCAAAAATCCTAAAACAAAAAAGTCCAGCTTATACGGACTGAAAACCACAGGGCTTTTGAAATCCCAGGAACTTTTGGCATGGAATTTAACCAGGGCTTGGCTTGGAGATTATTATAGAACTTATCCTACACCATTGCAGGACGAAGTAATTTCATTTCTGGAATCCAGCACTGATTTCCAAGAAGGGCCAATGCCTATAGCGAGAGATAGTTTTTCTAATATTAAACCGGGGTTCAGTATTATAGATAAGTCTTATCTTTCTGCAAGATGGCCTGGAGACGCGCATAAGTTTGCCCGTGAACTTCCTGAATTCTTCGGATAGTTCTGGTTTTTGATTTTCCTTTAGCATACCGTATGCATATTGACTATAGAGGGTATGGATCATCTGCTCTCTATTAAGAACAAAATGAGCTCCAAAGAACATTATATTTTTCTGGATGTGGGAGACACTCTCCTAACAATGAAAAAGCCAGCAGGCGAAGTGTATTTTGAAGTTCTAAAAGAATTCGGCCTGGATGGTTCTAAACATCCAAACGGTTATATGGAGCGAGCCTTTCGTAAGGCATATGCACACATGACGCGTCATCCACTTCCTGACTTTAGAGATAAGTTTCACGCACATGAAGATGGAAGCGAAGGCTGGTGGAGAGAATTACTTGGCTTCTTCTTAAAAGAAATTGGATCAGATCTGGAACCAGATCCTATCTTCCAATCTATATTCAAACGTTTTGATGAACCTTCCGTCTGGGAAATTGATCCTGGTTTTTATGAGTTAGTTGAATTTGCAAAACAAAGAGGTTCTGGTCTAGGGATCATTTCTAATTGGGATCATAGACTCAAACAATTATTAGCGAGTGTAGGTGTTCTTGATCATTTTTATCCTGTAATTGTCTCTGCAGAATTTGGATATGAAAAACCTTCTCCTTTGATCTTTCAAGAAGCGGAGAAGATTGTGGGACTTTCTCCTGACAAATTGGTTTATTGTGGAGATAAGGTGGAGTTGGATATTGTTCCTACAAGATCAAGAGGATGGAGTGCATTTCATAAACATGCAGAAGGAGATATCCGAGATTTGGGCGAGCTGACCGCTATACTAAAAAAAGGGTAGTTTATTCCCTTTCGAATTCTTTTCTTCTTCCAAACAAGTCTAACCGAATACAAAAAAGAATCGAGTTAGAACAAAAATGAAAGTACTCGCCGTCTCCGGAAGTTTAAGAAAAGGTTCTTCCAACACAGCCTTATTACTCGCAGCCCAAAGGATCTCAAATGATTCTTTGCAAATTACTCTCGCAGATCCATTAGATCGGATCCCACATTTTAATCCAGACTTAGATACAGACACTCCTCCTAAAGAAATTACGAAATGGAGAAGGGAACTGAAAGAAGCAGATGCAATTCTTTTCTCTAGTCCAGAGTATGCGTTTGCGATCCCAGGTGTTTTAAAGAATGCTTTGGATTGGATAGTGTCAAGTGCCGAACTTTATGGAAAGCCTGTTGGACTCATCAATGCATCTCCTGGTTATGGAGGAGCCTCAAAAGCACAAGAAGCACTTATTCAATTATTGAATGTTCTTACAGTTAAGATTAACGATGGTTGTGTCTTAAGTATTTCCGGCGTAAACAAAAAGATAGATTCTGAAGGATACATAACGGATGCTCAGACAGAAGAAGAACTTCGAAATTGTTTGCAGAATATAGAAAATTTAATCAGGGAATCAGGTTAAAATACTTTTCTTAAATGGCTTGATCGTCTACTTTTGTCGGAATCTTCTTCTGGGAGCATTTCGGTGAGATTTAAAGCCATCATAGTCGTATTCTTTCTATCACAAATTTTTTGCGTAAACTGCGGCAAAAAATTCGATCGTGAAAATGGAGTATTGATAGAAACTATACAAGCTACTTCTTATAAAGAAGGGTATCGTCCGGAAAACGTTTTTATTTCTGGAAAGTCTTGGAAACCTTTCGTTTCAAAAACACCTAAGGAAGGAATTACATTTTTCTTTGCCAGTGAATCCAAGATGGATCGGCCAGGAGTTACAGCTGGTTATACTCAAATAGATT
Proteins encoded in this window:
- a CDS encoding LIC_10730 family protein — its product is MKIKFGILLFFFILNCFFAVDWSSNESGKIKGKGSVDDFPEAENANLSKQELSKKGKKGEFKTREEQELFDMMISAGSDQNTARNCAAKYGNCKSQCWAQYPIPKVETVFTAVTVDRKREDCIGRCSNLCDDYTPSSSRGSMPNSGKGNYSDPNAPRY
- the cutA gene encoding divalent-cation tolerance protein CutA produces the protein MSSSQEILVFTTLADRDLAEEYIAEMLQLGIIVSGTIFPEVALLYQWEGKLTIDSENKILLKAKADKYAAIEEYIMKKHPYLAPEIIKMDVSFGSDKFKAFIKDKIAKGG
- a CDS encoding rhomboid family intramembrane serine protease, with amino-acid sequence MRLDITIITILITAAISLYTLYGDQNLLDKLILRPFRDSKEGNYYTLATSGFVHADFSHLFFNMLTLYFFGRHVDLVLGPVGFMGLYLASILIANLVCFQKNKGDVNYASLGASGGTSGIVFASILFYPYSKIFFFFIPIPIPGPLYAVLYVAYSYYASKNRQDGINHDAHLYGALTGLAVAILVQPSSLTSFVQYVFGGLI
- the uvrB gene encoding excinuclease ABC subunit UvrB; amino-acid sequence: MSSIFKIHSNYKAAGDQVQAIEKIGQAFHKGEDKVTLVGVTGSGKTFTMAQVIANMGLPTLVLSHNKTLAAQLFREFKEFFPENAVEYFVSYYDYYQPEAYVPSSDTFIEKDMSMNEEIDKLRLRATSSLLERDDVVIVSSVSCIYGLGSPEEYVNSVVALQKGDIIDRDQVIRKLLHIQYNRNDTDFSRGNFRVRGDSIEVYPAYHTDGFRIEFFGDEVDSISRIHPVTAQVIAKQEKCFIYPAKHFIMSAPLVKDAVKRIKDEMAEQEIKFTKENKFLEAQRIVSRTNYDMEMLQEMGYCNGIENYSRHLTGRKEGERPACLIDYFRGDFLLIVDESHVTIPQVGGMFAGDKARKQTLVDFGFRLPSALDNRPLNFTEFESLTPKTLYVSATPADYELEKSKTRVEQIIRPTGLLDPNVEVRPTKNQVEDLLVEIRKRIDLGERVLVTTLTKKMSEDLSDYYKELGLKVSYLHSEIETLERIEIIRDLRKGIYDVLIGINLLREGLDIPEVSLVAILDADKEGFLRNYKSLIQTIGRAARNINGTAVLYADKMTDSMTRAIEETKRRRTIQEEHNLKYRISPQTIKKEIADMIERTEKELAPEEYAAEEINKKFREKNFSSKEEMKEKIREEMLKAAKELDFERAALLRDKMLTIKVNPTEGK
- a CDS encoding serine hydrolase domain-containing protein, which encodes MGGLLVSSFFTSISVKRFFLFSLVILFISNCSALDWGWVKLPSGLAWDQNETLDRNPVEGFRVEFPEELGLDSRPLVELSKKLRKEKTEVRSLLILKEGNLVFERYAGGISRNHNHNMYSVTKSVVSMLLGICYTNDCGVDLEDSLSSAESSLPGLLPSELKGKESIRLKDALRMSSGMGWDSFPKKEDIRTDADPLAIAWIPTVSSAPGTKFEYSNGDTQLVAGYLEAKTGKTLYEYSKNTAFSWLGFKGEEWNTSKSGRQTAGFGLRLRPIDMAKLGQLYLDGGKWNGRQVLKPEWIAMTLEPGIEKRYGLQFWIHEFEGKPSFMANGKGGQFIYVIPHRKIVLVMTSAIWDKAPDLVLTSVLDAIKASLISTDKIPSPDREELLLRELKISARTSLDPKLKEGADETRIAAEPGMKQNHP
- a CDS encoding HAD-IA family hydrolase; its protein translation is MSSKEHYIFLDVGDTLLTMKKPAGEVYFEVLKEFGLDGSKHPNGYMERAFRKAYAHMTRHPLPDFRDKFHAHEDGSEGWWRELLGFFLKEIGSDLEPDPIFQSIFKRFDEPSVWEIDPGFYELVEFAKQRGSGLGIISNWDHRLKQLLASVGVLDHFYPVIVSAEFGYEKPSPLIFQEAEKIVGLSPDKLVYCGDKVELDIVPTRSRGWSAFHKHAEGDIRDLGELTAILKKG
- a CDS encoding type 1 glutamine amidotransferase domain-containing protein, with translation MKTVLIPIPQIDFDPTEVSVPWKVLKENGYKIIFATPSGTSGEADFRMVTGKGLGILSPVLRAKNDDVLLYRELEKSNEFLNPKKYESVKLDSFDVLLLPGGHAKGMRVYLESEPLQKLVGNTFAERKPVAAICHGVLLAARSKNPKTKKSSLYGLKTTGLLKSQELLAWNLTRAWLGDYYRTYPTPLQDEVISFLESSTDFQEGPMPIARDSFSNIKPGFSIIDKSYLSARWPGDAHKFARELPEFFG
- a CDS encoding NADPH-dependent FMN reductase, with protein sequence MKVLAVSGSLRKGSSNTALLLAAQRISNDSLQITLADPLDRIPHFNPDLDTDTPPKEITKWRRELKEADAILFSSPEYAFAIPGVLKNALDWIVSSAELYGKPVGLINASPGYGGASKAQEALIQLLNVLTVKINDGCVLSISGVNKKIDSEGYITDAQTEEELRNCLQNIENLIRESG